In a single window of the Clostridia bacterium genome:
- the rpsK gene encoding 30S ribosomal protein S11 produces MATKTAGAKRVTRKRRERKNIERGAAHIRSTFNNTIVTLTDTAGNALSWASAGGLGFRGSRKSTPYAAQMAAETAAKAAMEHGLKSVEVYVKGPGAGREAAIRALQAAGLEVSLIKDVTPIPHNGCRPPKRRRV; encoded by the coding sequence ATGGCAACTAAAACTGCTGGTGCTAAAAGAGTTACCAGAAAAAGAAGAGAACGTAAGAATATTGAACGTGGTGCAGCGCATATCCGTTCAACGTTTAATAATACAATCGTTACCTTGACTGATACTGCTGGAAATGCTTTATCATGGGCAAGTGCAGGCGGTTTAGGTTTTAGGGGTTCAAGAAAAAGTACTCCGTATGCAGCTCAGATGGCTGCGGAAACAGCTGCAAAAGCAGCTATGGAACATGGTTTGAAGTCAGTTGAAGTATATGTAAAAGGGCCTGGTGCAGGTAGAGAAGCTGCAATCAGAGCTTTACAGGCTGCAGGTCTTGAAGTTAGCCTTATCAAAGACGTAACTCCAATTCCTCACAACGGCTGTAGACCACCTAAAAGAAGAAGAGTGTAA
- the infA gene encoding translation initiation factor IF-1 has protein sequence MSKEDVIEVEGKIIEALPNAMFQVELENGHKVLAHVSGKLRMNFIRILPGDKVTIELSPYDLTRGRITWRAK, from the coding sequence TTGTCGAAAGAAGATGTAATTGAAGTTGAAGGCAAAATAATTGAAGCATTGCCAAATGCAATGTTTCAGGTAGAACTAGAAAACGGACATAAAGTTTTGGCTCATGTATCGGGAAAACTAAGAATGAACTTTATTAGAATTTTACCAGGGGATAAAGTGACTATAGAACTTTCTCCTTATGATCTGACCCGTGGTAGAATAACATGGAGAGCTAAGTAA
- the rpmJ gene encoding 50S ribosomal protein L36, giving the protein MKVKPSVKVICEKCKIIKRKGRVMVICENPKHKQKQG; this is encoded by the coding sequence ATGAAAGTAAAACCATCAGTTAAAGTAATTTGTGAGAAATGTAAAATAATAAAGAGAAAAGGCAGAGTAATGGTTATCTGCGAAAATCCAAAGCATAAGCAGAAACAAGGTTAG
- a CDS encoding KOW domain-containing RNA-binding protein → MDIALGQVVYSKVGRDAGRKFIIYDIIDDAYVVIADGDLRRIDKPKKKKLKHLGITSEIIVTLNEKLVNKHKVTNSEIRKALAALNSDEQAACEQ, encoded by the coding sequence TTGGATATTGCCTTAGGCCAGGTTGTTTATTCAAAGGTAGGAAGGGATGCCGGAAGAAAATTCATTATTTATGATATAATTGATGATGCATATGTGGTGATTGCAGATGGTGATCTCAGAAGGATAGATAAACCTAAAAAAAAGAAACTAAAGCATTTGGGAATAACAAGTGAAATAATAGTTACTTTAAATGAAAAATTGGTAAATAAGCATAAGGTGACAAATTCTGAAATTAGAAAAGCCCTTGCAGCATTGAACAGTGATGAACAGGCTGCTTGTGAACAATAA
- the rpsM gene encoding 30S ribosomal protein S13 — MARIAGVDLPREKRVEIGLTYIFGIGRAKSNEILAQTGINPDTRIRDLTDDEISKLREMIDKEYKVEGDLRREIALNIKRLIEIGCYRGRRHRMGLPVRGQRTKTNARTRKGPKKTVGVQRKK, encoded by the coding sequence ATGGCTCGTATTGCCGGAGTTGATTTACCCAGAGAAAAAAGGGTAGAAATTGGGTTGACTTATATATTCGGAATTGGTAGGGCTAAATCAAATGAAATTCTTGCTCAGACTGGCATAAATCCTGATACAAGAATTAGAGATTTAACAGACGACGAAATAAGCAAACTCAGAGAAATGATAGACAAAGAGTACAAAGTTGAAGGTGACTTAAGAAGAGAAATTGCTTTAAACATTAAAAGACTTATAGAAATCGGTTGCTACAGAGGTAGAAGACACAGAATGGGTCTTCCTGTAAGAGGCCAGAGAACAAAGACTAATGCAAGAACAAGAAAAGGTCCTAAGAAGACAGTTGGCGTACAGAGAAAGAAATAG